The following are encoded together in the Bradyrhizobium sp. CCGUVB1N3 genome:
- the rpoC gene encoding DNA-directed RNA polymerase subunit beta' has protein sequence MNQEIMNLFNPTTPAQVFDQIRISIASPEKILSWSYGEIKKPETINYRTFKPERDGLFCARIFGPIKDYECLCGKYKRMKYKGIICEKCSVEVTLSRVRRERMGHIELAAPVAHIWFLKSLPSRIGLLLDMTLKDLERILYFEYYVVLEPGLTALKDRQLLSEDEYLKAQDEYGQDSFTAMIGAEAIRELLKGMELEKLEVSLRAEMAETDSDIKHKKLAKRLKIVEAFRHSGNKPEWMILTVVPVIPPDLRPLVPLDGGRFATSDLNDLYRRVINRNNRLKRLMELRAPDIIIRNEKRMLQEAVDALFDNGRRGRVITGANKRPLKSLADMLKGKQGRFRQNLLGKRVDYSGRSVIVVGPELRLHQCGLPKKMALELFKPFIYSRLDAKGLSTTVKQAKKLVEKERPEVWDILDEVIREHPVLLNRAPTLHRLGIQAFEPVLIEGKAIQLHPLVCAAFNADFDGDQMAVHVPLSLEAQLEARVLMMSTNNILHPANGQPIIVPSQDIVLGLYYVSIMREGMPGEGKVFGEMAELEHALHAKVIHLHTKIKYRWEGMDETGKVSKRWIETTAGRVMLGNLLPKNQRISYEIINKLMTKREISGVIDQVYRHCGQKETVIFCDRIMALGFYNAFKAGISFGKDDMVVPHGKWKIVDTTRTLAKDFEQQYNDGLITHGEKYNKVVDAWSKATEEIAKAMMKEISATKKTASGADADINSIYMMAHSGARGSPAQMRQLAGMRGLMAKPSGEIIETPIISNFKEGLSVLEYFNSTHGARKGLADTALKTANSGYLTRRLVDVAQDCIITQDDCGTKLGIKMRAIVDAGTVVASLGSRILGRTACEDVRDNSGKVIIKRGTLMEESHLEAIQQGGVQEVKIRSALTCELVNGICGKCYGRDLARGTPVNHGEAVGVIAAQSIGEPGTQLTMRTFHIGGAAQLNEQSFVESNFDGKIVIRNKAIARNSEGHLVAMVRNMVVAIVDADGTERATHRIQYGSRLHIDEGDMVKRGQRIAEWDPYTRPVLTEVEGTIGFEDLVEGQSISETLDESTGIAKRVVIDWRSTRGGSDLRPAIVIKGKDGKVLKLARGGDARYMLSVDAILSVDIGSKVQSGDILARVSTESAKTRDITGGLPRVAELFEARRPKDAAIIAEIAGTIRFGRDYKNKRRISIEPMDKTEEAREYLIPKGKHIHLQDGDVVEKGDFIVEGNPAPHDILAIKGIEELAAYLVNEIQEVYRLQGVLINDKHIEVIVRQMLQKVEITDQGETDMISGEQVDKIEFDALNEKAKEEGKKPATGTPVLLGITKASLQTRSFFSAASFQETTRVLTEAAVNGKVDPLEGLKENVIVGRLIPAGTGASMAKIREVAMKRDKLILDEREKQTSIVSPAPEAEPVALPPAE, from the coding sequence ATGAACCAAGAGATTATGAATCTTTTTAACCCGACGACGCCGGCTCAGGTCTTCGACCAGATCCGGATCTCGATCGCGTCTCCAGAGAAGATTCTGTCCTGGTCCTACGGCGAGATCAAGAAGCCGGAGACCATCAACTACCGGACCTTCAAGCCCGAGCGCGACGGCCTGTTCTGCGCGCGCATCTTCGGGCCGATCAAGGATTACGAGTGCTTGTGCGGCAAGTACAAGCGCATGAAGTACAAGGGCATCATCTGCGAGAAGTGCTCGGTCGAGGTCACGCTGTCGCGCGTCCGGCGCGAGCGCATGGGCCACATCGAGCTCGCCGCGCCCGTCGCCCACATCTGGTTCCTGAAGTCGCTGCCCTCGCGCATCGGCCTCTTGCTCGACATGACGCTGAAGGATCTCGAGCGGATCCTCTACTTCGAATATTACGTCGTGCTGGAGCCCGGCCTCACCGCGCTGAAGGACCGTCAGCTGCTGTCGGAAGACGAGTACCTGAAGGCGCAGGACGAGTACGGCCAGGATTCGTTCACCGCCATGATCGGCGCCGAGGCGATCCGCGAGCTGCTCAAGGGCATGGAGCTCGAGAAGCTCGAGGTGAGCTTGCGTGCCGAGATGGCCGAGACCGACTCCGACATCAAGCACAAGAAGCTCGCCAAGCGCTTGAAGATCGTGGAGGCGTTCCGCCACTCCGGCAACAAGCCGGAATGGATGATCCTCACCGTCGTTCCGGTGATCCCGCCGGACCTGCGTCCGCTGGTGCCGCTCGACGGCGGCCGCTTCGCGACCTCGGATCTCAACGACCTCTACCGCCGCGTCATCAACCGCAACAACCGCTTGAAGCGGCTGATGGAGCTGCGCGCGCCGGACATCATCATCCGCAACGAGAAGCGCATGCTTCAGGAGGCCGTCGACGCGCTGTTCGACAACGGCCGCCGCGGTCGCGTCATCACGGGCGCCAACAAGCGTCCGCTGAAGTCGCTCGCCGACATGCTCAAGGGCAAGCAGGGCCGCTTCCGCCAGAACCTGCTCGGCAAGCGCGTCGACTATTCCGGCCGTTCGGTGATCGTGGTCGGTCCCGAGCTGCGCCTGCATCAGTGCGGCCTGCCGAAGAAGATGGCGCTCGAGCTGTTCAAGCCGTTCATCTATTCGAGGCTTGACGCCAAGGGCCTGTCCACCACCGTCAAGCAGGCGAAGAAGCTGGTCGAGAAGGAGCGGCCCGAGGTCTGGGACATCCTGGACGAGGTGATCCGCGAGCATCCGGTGTTGCTCAACCGCGCGCCGACGCTGCACCGCCTCGGCATCCAGGCGTTCGAGCCCGTGCTGATCGAGGGCAAGGCGATCCAGCTCCACCCGCTGGTCTGCGCCGCGTTCAACGCCGACTTCGACGGCGACCAGATGGCCGTGCACGTTCCGCTGTCGCTGGAAGCGCAGCTCGAAGCGCGCGTCCTGATGATGTCGACCAACAACATCCTGCATCCGGCGAACGGCCAGCCGATCATCGTGCCGTCGCAGGACATCGTGCTCGGTCTCTACTACGTCTCGATCATGCGCGAAGGCATGCCCGGCGAGGGCAAGGTGTTCGGCGAGATGGCCGAGCTCGAGCACGCGCTGCATGCGAAGGTCATCCACCTCCACACCAAGATCAAGTACCGGTGGGAAGGCATGGATGAGACCGGCAAGGTCTCAAAGCGTTGGATCGAAACCACCGCTGGCCGCGTCATGCTCGGCAATCTTCTGCCGAAGAACCAGCGGATTTCGTATGAGATCATCAACAAGCTGATGACCAAGCGCGAGATCTCCGGCGTCATCGACCAAGTCTACCGCCACTGCGGCCAGAAGGAGACGGTGATCTTCTGCGACCGCATCATGGCGCTCGGCTTCTACAACGCGTTCAAGGCCGGCATTTCGTTCGGCAAGGACGACATGGTCGTGCCGCACGGCAAGTGGAAGATCGTCGACACCACCCGTACGCTAGCGAAGGATTTCGAGCAGCAGTACAATGACGGCCTGATCACCCATGGCGAGAAGTACAACAAGGTCGTCGACGCCTGGTCGAAGGCGACGGAAGAAATCGCCAAGGCGATGATGAAGGAGATTTCCGCGACCAAGAAGACGGCGAGCGGAGCGGATGCGGACATCAACTCGATCTACATGATGGCGCACTCCGGCGCGCGTGGTTCGCCGGCGCAGATGCGCCAGCTCGCCGGCATGCGCGGCCTGATGGCCAAGCCCTCGGGCGAGATCATCGAGACGCCGATCATCTCGAACTTCAAGGAAGGCCTCTCGGTGCTCGAGTACTTCAACTCGACCCACGGCGCCCGTAAGGGCCTCGCGGACACCGCGTTGAAGACCGCAAACTCCGGTTACCTGACCCGCCGTCTGGTCGACGTCGCGCAGGATTGCATCATCACGCAGGACGACTGCGGCACCAAGCTCGGCATCAAGATGCGCGCCATCGTCGATGCCGGCACCGTGGTCGCCTCGCTCGGCTCGCGCATCCTCGGACGCACGGCCTGCGAAGACGTGCGCGACAACTCGGGCAAGGTGATCATCAAGCGCGGCACGCTGATGGAAGAGAGCCACTTGGAAGCCATCCAGCAGGGTGGCGTCCAGGAGGTGAAGATCCGCTCGGCGTTGACCTGCGAGCTCGTCAACGGCATCTGCGGCAAGTGCTACGGCCGCGACCTCGCCCGCGGCACGCCGGTCAACCACGGCGAAGCGGTTGGCGTCATCGCGGCTCAGTCGATCGGCGAGCCCGGCACCCAGCTCACCATGCGTACCTTCCACATCGGCGGTGCGGCGCAGCTCAACGAGCAGTCTTTCGTCGAATCCAACTTCGACGGCAAGATCGTGATCAGGAACAAGGCCATCGCCCGCAACAGCGAGGGTCACCTCGTCGCGATGGTCCGCAACATGGTGGTGGCGATCGTCGATGCCGACGGCACCGAGCGTGCGACGCACCGTATCCAGTACGGTTCGCGCCTGCACATCGACGAGGGCGACATGGTCAAGCGCGGCCAGCGCATCGCCGAGTGGGACCCCTATACCCGTCCGGTTCTCACCGAGGTGGAAGGCACCATCGGCTTCGAGGATCTGGTCGAGGGGCAGTCGATCTCGGAAACGCTCGACGAATCCACCGGTATCGCCAAGCGCGTGGTCATCGACTGGCGCTCGACCCGCGGCGGCTCGGACCTGCGTCCGGCCATCGTGATCAAGGGCAAGGACGGCAAGGTGCTCAAGCTCGCCCGCGGTGGCGATGCCCGCTACATGCTGTCGGTCGACGCGATCCTCTCGGTGGACATCGGCTCCAAGGTCCAGTCGGGCGACATCCTCGCCCGTGTCTCGACCGAGAGCGCCAAGACGCGTGACATCACGGGCGGTCTGCCGCGCGTGGCGGAACTGTTCGAGGCACGGCGTCCGAAGGATGCTGCGATCATCGCCGAGATCGCGGGTACCATCCGCTTCGGCCGCGACTACAAGAACAAGCGTCGCATCTCGATCGAGCCGATGGACAAGACCGAGGAGGCGCGCGAGTACCTGATCCCGAAGGGCAAGCACATCCATCTTCAGGACGGCGACGTCGTCGAAAAGGGCGACTTTATCGTGGAAGGCAACCCGGCGCCGCACGACATCCTGGCGATCAAGGGCATTGAGGAGCTCGCGGCCTATCTGGTCAACGAGATCCAGGAGGTCTACCGGCTTCAGGGCGTGCTCATCAACGACAAGCACATCGAGGTGATTGTCCGTCAGATGCTCCAGAAGGTGGAAATCACCGACCAGGGCGAGACCGACATGATCTCCGGCGAGCAGGTCGACAAGATCGAGTTCGACGCGCTTAACGAGAAGGCCAAGGAAGAGGGCAAGAAGCCCGCCACGGGAACGCCGGTTCTGCTCGGCATCACCAAGGCGAGCCTCCAGACCCGCTCGTTCTTCTCGGCGGCCTCGTTCCAGGAGACCACCCGCGTCCTCACGGAGGCGGCGGTCAACGGCAAGGTCGACCCGCTCGAGGGCCTCAAGGAGAACGTCATCGTCGGCCGGCTGATCCCGGCGGGCACCGGCGCCTCCATGGCCAAGATCCGCGAAGTCGCCATGAAGCGCGACAAGCTGATCCTCGACGAGCGCGAGAAGCAGACCTCGATCGTCTCGCCAGCGCCGGAAGCGGAGCCGGTGGCGTTGCCGCCTGCGGAATGA
- a CDS encoding FAD-dependent oxidoreductase — MLDLAIVGGGPGGLMSAWYLKRKLGDLCRITIYEASDRLGGKIVTRKFDSAPAMYEAGVAEIYDYSMTGPDPLRELIQHFGLQTIPMDAEQVQFGGELLNDVPGMRRRYGAKTAAAIEAFRKRCSDLMSPIEYYEGVGAHDNEHPWAFKTAEQVLDEEVDDATARRFFKVMARSDIATESHNTNGLNALKNYLMDVDGYIGLYSIQNGNEQLVECIQSEVNADIQLNHRVLAVGKAPTGRYQLKMMNGKGPETRDFDLVLVCLPHSWLATLGWEGEQLRKSMVKHVSYFDRPAHYLRVSILFDTPFWGDKIPGAWFMSEAFGGCCVYNEGARHDVGKHGVLNWLIPGSDALAFANLSDQELIDAALKSLPAALGDARAHFMEGKIHRWLSSVNALPGGLPVRDVMTNHRPEPKEHPGIVVVGDYLFDSTLNGLLDSSDAATDIILTEMMRLRRARSQSETPLSDKIDRDYFDNYRGQGPYGEAWRQFTDPDYLMKLIGIVWGKVKSAKLLVAGSASGELVGALRERGIDAFGIENNRTIHARTPKALRKYNKLGSIADMPFKDGAFDFVFETSLCHVSEKQVVRAIRELNRVVKTGLVFGSITSDMAPGLIDRYDLLRGVKKLGTWWEWSELFFGNGFDLSMHRNDCTDALWAATLAANKGPGQWYADADSLRYSFFDKIEDEDDE, encoded by the coding sequence ATGCTTGACCTCGCAATCGTAGGCGGCGGCCCCGGCGGGCTGATGAGCGCCTGGTATCTGAAGCGCAAACTCGGTGATCTCTGCCGCATCACCATCTATGAGGCCTCCGATCGGCTCGGCGGCAAGATCGTCACGCGGAAATTCGATTCTGCGCCGGCGATGTACGAGGCGGGCGTTGCCGAGATCTACGATTACTCGATGACTGGTCCCGATCCATTGCGGGAACTGATCCAGCATTTCGGGCTTCAGACCATTCCGATGGATGCCGAGCAGGTCCAGTTCGGCGGCGAGCTCCTGAACGACGTGCCCGGCATGCGCCGCAGATACGGCGCCAAGACTGCGGCCGCCATCGAAGCTTTCCGCAAGCGCTGCTCCGACCTGATGTCGCCGATCGAATACTACGAGGGCGTCGGCGCGCACGACAACGAACATCCCTGGGCCTTCAAGACCGCCGAGCAGGTGCTTGACGAGGAGGTCGATGATGCGACCGCCAGGCGATTCTTCAAGGTGATGGCGCGCTCCGACATCGCGACCGAGAGCCACAACACCAATGGGCTCAACGCGCTCAAGAACTATCTGATGGATGTCGACGGCTATATCGGCCTCTATTCCATCCAGAACGGCAACGAGCAGCTCGTCGAGTGCATCCAGTCGGAGGTCAACGCCGACATCCAGCTCAATCATCGCGTGCTTGCCGTCGGCAAGGCGCCGACCGGGCGCTACCAGCTCAAGATGATGAACGGCAAGGGACCGGAGACGCGCGACTTCGACCTCGTGCTGGTCTGCCTGCCGCATTCCTGGCTCGCCACGCTCGGCTGGGAAGGCGAGCAGCTCCGCAAGTCGATGGTCAAGCACGTCTCGTATTTCGACCGTCCCGCGCATTACCTGCGCGTCTCGATCCTGTTCGACACACCGTTCTGGGGCGACAAGATCCCCGGCGCCTGGTTCATGTCGGAAGCCTTCGGCGGCTGCTGCGTCTACAACGAGGGCGCCCGCCACGACGTTGGCAAGCACGGCGTGTTGAACTGGCTCATTCCGGGCTCGGATGCGCTGGCCTTTGCCAATCTCTCCGACCAGGAGCTGATCGACGCCGCGCTGAAATCGCTGCCGGCCGCGCTCGGTGACGCGCGTGCACATTTCATGGAAGGCAAGATTCACCGCTGGCTGTCTTCGGTGAACGCGTTGCCGGGCGGCTTGCCCGTGCGCGACGTCATGACCAATCACCGGCCGGAGCCGAAGGAGCATCCCGGCATCGTTGTGGTCGGCGACTATCTGTTCGATTCGACGCTGAACGGTCTGCTCGACTCCTCGGACGCCGCGACCGACATCATCCTGACCGAGATGATGCGCCTGCGCCGCGCGCGCAGCCAGAGCGAGACGCCGCTGTCCGACAAGATCGACCGCGATTATTTCGACAATTACCGTGGCCAGGGTCCCTATGGCGAAGCGTGGCGCCAGTTCACCGACCCAGACTATCTGATGAAGCTCATCGGCATCGTCTGGGGCAAGGTGAAGAGCGCCAAGCTGCTGGTGGCGGGCTCTGCCAGCGGCGAGCTCGTCGGCGCGCTGCGCGAGCGTGGGATCGACGCCTTCGGCATCGAGAACAACCGCACCATCCACGCCAGGACGCCGAAGGCGCTGAGGAAGTACAACAAGCTCGGATCGATCGCGGACATGCCGTTCAAGGACGGCGCGTTCGATTTCGTGTTCGAGACCAGCCTCTGCCACGTCTCCGAGAAGCAGGTCGTCCGCGCCATCAGGGAATTGAACCGCGTGGTCAAGACGGGCCTGGTGTTCGGCTCGATCACCTCCGACATGGCGCCTGGCCTGATCGATCGCTACGATCTCCTGCGCGGGGTCAAGAAGCTCGGCACCTGGTGGGAATGGTCGGAATTGTTCTTCGGCAACGGGTTCGACCTGTCGATGCACCGCAACGACTGCACCGATGCGCTGTGGGCGGCGACGCTCGCCGCCAACAAGGGGCCGGGGCAGTGGTACGCCGACGCCGACAGCTTGCGCTATTCCTTCTTCGACAAGATCGAGGACGAGGACGACGAATAG
- a CDS encoding ABC transporter ATP-binding protein, with the protein MASRPLSPDKQKLAAEEATELEDKLASGTKADLEEDDEDEDDELELDDDDEDEDLVVFTAREAAGALATIWGFVKPYLANYKRIMAFVSFGVLIETLFNVIMPLSLKFLIDDALGEEDFQALYKILGVLAVAGIFTSIVAVWYERWDARLAACIISDVRKRLFDHVQDLPAAYFGRTKRGEILSRFSVDLSAFEGSVKTFANSAALPFFELIAGIILMLFLNWQLAVVALLVFPITLIGPRILTPKAVQANYEQKLNESALLGMVQENVAAQAVIKAFSLQRKMFGFFAFRNDETRSRIASAAFLSTMVERTVTISVLLLHLVVLAIGAYLATKGQITIGTFVTFESAFWEVSYNIAHVMHFIPVSISSAAAVRHIQELLDEPTRGADRPGAPDLPRITNDITFDHVTFQYEGSETPVLDNLSLKLNVGKSIAIVGPSGSGKSTLLNLILRLYVPDEGRVTIDGVDVRKVTLDSLRQSMAVVFQENMLFNMSIRDNIRLGKEGATDEEVAEAAKKAEIHRYIMSLPQKYDTPVGERGDTLSGGQRQRLAIARAIIRNPSVLLLDEATSALDQTTEAAINRTLLKVAKGRTMIWSTHRLTSVVEMDEIIVISGGRAIERGSHAELLAKNGTYRKLWDDQIHQPHRSAAQVDDDDSDDGDDDEEEDDEEDGDEE; encoded by the coding sequence ATGGCATCCAGGCCCCTCTCGCCCGACAAACAGAAGCTCGCCGCGGAAGAAGCGACCGAGCTCGAGGACAAGCTCGCATCCGGCACCAAGGCGGACCTGGAAGAGGACGACGAGGACGAGGACGACGAGCTGGAGCTCGATGATGACGATGAGGACGAGGATCTCGTCGTCTTCACCGCGCGCGAAGCCGCCGGCGCGCTCGCAACCATCTGGGGCTTCGTCAAGCCCTACCTCGCCAACTACAAGCGGATCATGGCCTTCGTCTCGTTCGGCGTCCTGATCGAGACGCTGTTCAACGTCATCATGCCGCTCAGCCTGAAGTTCCTGATCGACGACGCGCTCGGCGAAGAAGATTTCCAGGCGCTCTACAAGATTCTCGGCGTGCTCGCGGTCGCCGGCATCTTCACCTCGATCGTCGCGGTCTGGTACGAGCGCTGGGACGCGCGGCTCGCGGCCTGCATCATCTCCGACGTGCGCAAGCGGCTGTTCGATCACGTGCAGGATCTGCCGGCGGCCTATTTCGGCCGCACCAAGCGGGGCGAGATCCTGTCGCGCTTCTCCGTCGATCTTTCGGCCTTCGAAGGATCGGTCAAGACCTTCGCCAACAGCGCGGCGCTTCCGTTCTTTGAGCTGATCGCCGGCATCATCCTGATGCTGTTCTTGAACTGGCAGCTCGCGGTGGTCGCGCTGCTGGTGTTTCCGATCACGCTGATCGGACCGCGCATCCTCACCCCGAAGGCGGTGCAGGCGAATTACGAGCAGAAGCTCAACGAGAGCGCGCTGCTCGGCATGGTGCAGGAGAACGTGGCGGCACAGGCCGTGATCAAGGCGTTCAGCCTGCAGCGCAAGATGTTCGGCTTCTTCGCCTTCCGCAACGACGAGACCCGCAGCCGGATCGCGTCAGCCGCGTTCCTGTCGACCATGGTGGAGCGGACGGTCACGATCTCGGTCCTGCTCCTGCATCTCGTGGTGCTCGCAATCGGCGCGTATCTTGCGACCAAGGGGCAGATCACCATCGGCACCTTCGTCACCTTCGAGAGCGCGTTCTGGGAGGTCTCCTACAACATCGCCCATGTGATGCACTTCATCCCGGTGTCGATCTCCTCGGCTGCGGCCGTGCGCCATATCCAGGAGCTGCTGGACGAGCCGACGCGGGGCGCCGATCGCCCCGGCGCGCCGGATCTGCCGCGCATCACCAACGACATCACTTTCGACCATGTCACCTTCCAGTACGAAGGCAGCGAGACGCCGGTGCTGGACAACCTCAGCCTCAAGCTCAACGTTGGCAAGAGCATCGCGATCGTCGGCCCCAGCGGCTCGGGCAAGAGCACACTGCTCAATTTGATCCTGCGCCTCTACGTCCCCGACGAAGGTCGCGTCACCATCGACGGCGTTGATGTGCGGAAAGTGACGCTGGATTCGCTGCGCCAGAGCATGGCCGTGGTGTTCCAGGAGAACATGCTGTTCAATATGTCGATCCGCGACAACATCCGGCTCGGCAAGGAGGGCGCCACCGACGAGGAGGTGGCCGAGGCGGCGAAGAAGGCCGAAATCCACCGCTACATCATGAGCCTGCCGCAGAAATACGACACTCCGGTCGGCGAGCGCGGCGATACGCTGTCGGGCGGCCAGCGCCAGCGCCTCGCGATCGCGCGCGCGATCATTCGTAACCCCTCCGTGCTGCTCCTGGATGAAGCGACCTCGGCGCTCGACCAGACCACGGAAGCGGCGATCAACCGCACGCTGCTCAAGGTCGCCAAGGGCCGCACCATGATCTGGTCGACCCACCGTCTGACCTCTGTCGTCGAGATGGACGAGATCATCGTGATTTCAGGCGGCCGCGCCATCGAGCGCGGCTCGCATGCCGAGCTGCTCGCCAAGAACGGCACCTATCGCAAGCTGTGGGACGACCAGATCCACCAGCCGCATCGCAGCGCGGCTCAGGTCGATGACGACGACAGCGACGACGGTGATGATGATGAGGAGGAGGACGACGAGGAGGATGGCGACGAGGAGTGA